In a single window of the Streptomyces cinnabarinus genome:
- a CDS encoding lysophospholipid acyltransferase family protein: MFYYLLKYVLLGPLLRLVFRPRTEGLEHVPTSGAAIVAGNHLSFSDHFLMPAILKRRITFLAKAEYFTGPGLKGRLTAFFFRSAGQIPVDRSGKEAGQAAIREGLGVLRKDELLGIYPEGTRSHDGRLYKGKVGVAVMALKAGVPVIPCAMIGTFEAQPPGKVIPNIHPVVIRFGKPLDFSRYAGMENEKAVLRAITDEIMYAILSLSEQEYVDQYAAVAKAEQAAAREQKARRFPKMPLG; the protein is encoded by the coding sequence TTGTTCTACTACCTGCTCAAGTACGTGTTGCTGGGCCCCTTGTTGAGACTCGTCTTCCGCCCGCGCACCGAGGGCCTCGAACACGTGCCGACGTCCGGGGCCGCGATCGTCGCGGGCAACCACCTCTCCTTCTCGGACCACTTCCTGATGCCCGCGATCCTCAAGCGCCGCATCACCTTCCTGGCCAAGGCCGAGTACTTCACCGGGCCCGGCCTCAAGGGCAGACTGACCGCCTTCTTCTTCCGCAGCGCCGGCCAGATCCCGGTCGACCGCTCCGGCAAGGAGGCCGGCCAGGCCGCGATCCGCGAGGGCCTCGGCGTCCTGCGCAAGGACGAACTGCTGGGCATCTACCCGGAGGGCACCCGCTCCCACGACGGCCGCCTGTACAAGGGCAAGGTCGGCGTCGCCGTGATGGCGCTCAAGGCGGGCGTGCCGGTGATCCCCTGCGCGATGATCGGCACCTTCGAGGCCCAGCCGCCCGGCAAGGTCATCCCCAACATCCACCCCGTGGTGATCCGCTTCGGCAAGCCCCTGGACTTCTCCCGCTACGCGGGCATGGAGAACGAGAAGGCCGTCCTGCGCGCCATCACCGACGAGATCATGTACGCCATCCTCTCCCTCTCCGAGCAGGAGTACGTCGACCAGTACGCGGCCGTCGCCAAGGCGGAGCAGGCCGCGGCGCGCGAGCAGAAGGCGCGCAGGTTCCCGAAGATGCCGCTTGGCTGA
- a CDS encoding NAD-dependent epimerase/dehydratase family protein, with product MGRVVVIGATGQIGRAAVAALAGDGWEVTALSRRGTRVEDWPDEVRVVAADRADDTALAAAIGDGCDTVVDVVAYGAAHARQLTALAGRIGSAVVISSAEVYEDDRGRGFATMAEPDGFPAYPVPIREDQPTVRADGDTYRSGKAALEHELRSCADVLPTTLLRACAVHGPYSPLPRELYFVKRNLDGRRRRALAFLGESRFHPSGTRNLAELIRLAAARPGSRVLNAGDPQAPTVAEIGAAVDAVMGVEPETVLLDGPPPNPAVGRTPWSAERPVVCDMTAAERELGYRPVTTYAQALPETVEWLERVLAERDWREAFPLLAKVYPDLFDYAAEDAWFER from the coding sequence ATGGGACGCGTGGTGGTGATCGGGGCGACGGGACAGATCGGTCGTGCGGCGGTGGCCGCCCTCGCCGGGGACGGCTGGGAGGTGACGGCGCTCTCCCGGCGCGGCACCCGGGTCGAGGACTGGCCGGACGAGGTGCGGGTGGTGGCGGCCGACCGCGCCGACGACACCGCGCTGGCCGCGGCGATCGGCGACGGCTGTGACACGGTGGTGGACGTGGTGGCCTACGGCGCCGCGCACGCCCGCCAGTTGACCGCGCTGGCCGGACGGATCGGCTCGGCGGTGGTGATCTCCAGCGCGGAGGTGTACGAGGACGACCGGGGCCGGGGCTTCGCCACGATGGCCGAGCCGGACGGCTTCCCCGCCTACCCTGTGCCCATCCGCGAGGACCAGCCGACGGTCCGGGCGGACGGGGACACCTACCGTTCGGGCAAGGCGGCGCTGGAGCACGAACTCCGTTCCTGTGCAGACGTGTTGCCCACGACACTGCTCCGCGCCTGCGCGGTCCACGGCCCGTACAGCCCGCTCCCCCGCGAGCTGTACTTCGTCAAACGCAATCTGGACGGCCGCCGCAGAAGGGCGCTCGCCTTCTTGGGGGAGAGCCGCTTCCATCCGTCCGGGACCCGCAACCTCGCCGAGCTGATCCGGCTGGCTGCGGCCCGGCCGGGCTCGCGGGTGCTCAACGCGGGGGATCCGCAGGCGCCGACGGTTGCGGAGATCGGGGCGGCGGTCGACGCGGTGATGGGCGTGGAACCGGAGACGGTCCTGCTGGACGGCCCGCCCCCGAACCCCGCCGTGGGACGGACTCCGTGGTCGGCGGAGCGCCCGGTGGTCTGCGACATGACGGCCGCCGAACGGGAGTTGGGCTACCGGCCGGTGACGACCTACGCGCAGGCGCTGCCCGAGACGGTGGAGTGGCTGGAGCGGGTACTGGCCGAGCGGGACTGGCGGGAGGCGTTCCCGTTGCTGGCGAAGGTGTACCCGGACCTGTTCGACTACGCGGCGGAGGACGCGTGGTTCGAGAGGTGA
- the ureG gene encoding urease accessory protein UreG, with the protein MHLDHSSHGPSAVSADARRPDGARRALRIGLGGPVGSGKTATVAALCRALRDELSLAVVTNDIYTREDAEFLLREAVLPPERITAVETGACPHTAIRDDISANLEAVEDLEDEVGPLHLVLVESGGDNLTATFSKGLVDAQIFVIDVAGGDDIPRKGGPGVTTADLLVVNKTDLAPYVGSDLARMAADAKAQRAELPVVFQSLRGEDGVRDVADWVRAQLAAWTA; encoded by the coding sequence ATGCACCTTGACCATTCCTCCCACGGGCCGTCCGCCGTCAGCGCCGACGCCCGTCGTCCCGATGGCGCCCGTCGTGCCCTTCGGATCGGGCTCGGTGGGCCCGTCGGGTCCGGGAAGACCGCTACCGTGGCCGCGCTGTGCCGTGCCCTGCGTGACGAGCTGTCGTTGGCCGTCGTCACCAATGACATCTACACGCGCGAGGACGCCGAGTTCCTGCTGCGGGAGGCCGTCCTGCCGCCCGAGCGGATCACCGCTGTCGAGACGGGCGCCTGTCCGCACACCGCCATCCGCGACGACATCTCCGCCAACCTCGAAGCCGTCGAGGACCTGGAGGACGAGGTCGGGCCCCTGCATCTCGTGCTCGTGGAGTCCGGCGGGGACAATCTGACCGCCACCTTCTCCAAGGGCCTCGTGGACGCGCAGATCTTCGTGATCGACGTCGCGGGCGGCGACGACATCCCGCGCAAGGGCGGGCCCGGCGTCACCACCGCCGACCTGCTGGTCGTCAACAAGACCGACCTCGCCCCGTACGTCGGCTCCGATCTCGCCCGGATGGCCGCCGACGCCAAGGCGCAGCGCGCCGAACTCCCCGTCGTCTTCCAGTCCTTGCGCGGCGAGGACGGTGTCCGGGACGTCGCCGACTGGGTGCGCGCGCAGCTCGCCGCGTGGACGGCGTGA
- a CDS encoding urease accessory protein UreD: protein MTATGVTATARIGARGDGRGGTALPVLEGAGPLALRRTRASGAEARVMLVGAMSGPLGGDRFTVEAEVADGARLHVGSAAATIALPGQAKDAARYDVRLTVADGGELRWLPEQLISAAGSDLYVTTRIDLGAGARLVLREEQVLGRVGEEPGRLTSRLTLRVAGRTVLDQELACGPGTPGGWDGPAGLAGHRAVGQLVIVRTEFEKAPEAARVLGEQAVLMPLPGPAVLVTAVAADARVLRRILDEALTSLTP from the coding sequence GTGACCGCCACCGGGGTCACCGCCACCGCCCGCATCGGCGCACGCGGCGACGGCAGAGGCGGTACGGCGCTGCCCGTACTGGAGGGCGCCGGGCCGCTCGCGCTGCGGCGCACCCGGGCGAGCGGTGCCGAGGCGCGCGTCATGCTCGTCGGCGCCATGAGCGGACCCCTCGGCGGTGACCGGTTCACCGTCGAGGCAGAGGTGGCGGACGGGGCCCGGCTGCACGTCGGATCCGCCGCCGCGACGATCGCCCTGCCCGGCCAAGCCAAGGACGCGGCCCGCTACGACGTACGGCTCACCGTCGCCGACGGCGGCGAACTGCGCTGGCTGCCCGAGCAGTTGATCTCCGCCGCGGGCAGCGACCTGTACGTCACCACCCGGATCGACCTCGGCGCCGGCGCCCGGCTGGTCCTGCGCGAGGAGCAGGTCCTCGGGCGGGTGGGCGAAGAACCGGGACGGCTCACCAGCCGACTGACCCTCCGCGTCGCCGGGCGGACCGTCCTGGACCAGGAACTGGCCTGTGGTCCCGGCACCCCGGGCGGCTGGGACGGTCCCGCCGGGCTTGCCGGGCACCGCGCTGTCGGTCAACTCGTCATCGTACGAACCGAGTTCGAGAAGGCACCGGAGGCCGCTCGGGTGCTCGGCGAACAGGCCGTGCTCATGCCGCTGCCCGGGCCCGCGGTGCTGGTGACCGCCGTCGCGGCGGACGCGCGGGTGCTGCGCCGGATCCTGGACGAGGCGCTGACGTCCCTCACTCCTTGA
- a CDS encoding SpoIIE family protein phosphatase encodes MGSQEERAAARHRFDVADAVPVLLDDRGLVTCWTSAAQRLLAYGPGEVVGRPVAGLLTDKDAARVPELAERCRRDGGWAGLLTARRADGTPVPVMTRVVAAPEQDGPARWLALLSEMEQAPGWDMSRTVLEQMVARSPVGIAIMDTDLRFVWSNAALEEYGGGPPYQRLGRRLADIQPGLDAAALETQMRRVLETGVPIVGYEHLGQLRSAPYRETAHMMSFTRLEDDQGRAMGVYYTVVDVSDRHRARRRLALLDRAGRHIGRTLDVVHTAQELADVAVPGFADLVWVDLLDSVLSGGEPASGPLSHTGPVQLRRAGHRSENEDAAVGIGAVATYMAGSPPIRSLTSGRSWRAERLDPLAREWATDVLGREATFRELGLHSVMIVPVRARGVTLGITTFFRRRRKEPFDEDDLRLAEDLVSRAAVCVDNARRYTRERDAALVLQRSLLPHRLSDQDAVEVAACYRPADELTGLGGDWYDLVPLSGARVALVVGEVPGHGIDAAAAMGRLRTAVRTLAALDLRPEEVLAHLDDLVGRSARDEGAAPDTEGADSMRGVGAGCLYAVYDPVDGQCTMAAAGHPSPAVLLPDGEVTFVDLPQGPPLGVGGPPFESVELVLAEGSTLALYTDGLLARGDNGAGDADRDRLRPALERTAPSLALHSRAVVDALVPVRPRDDVVLLMARTRLLGTDQVADWDLPSDPAVVADARKGATRQLTEWGLEPLAFTTELIVSELVTNAIRHATGPIRLRLLKERTLICEVLDGGASAPHLRHPRATDEGGRGLLLVSQFAQRWGTRFAPEGKIIWAEQSLTEPEE; translated from the coding sequence GTGGGCTCACAGGAGGAGCGCGCCGCAGCACGGCATCGGTTCGATGTGGCCGATGCCGTACCCGTGCTGCTCGACGACCGGGGCCTGGTGACCTGCTGGACCAGCGCGGCCCAGCGGCTGCTGGCGTACGGGCCGGGCGAGGTGGTGGGCCGCCCGGTGGCCGGGCTGCTGACCGACAAGGACGCGGCGCGCGTCCCCGAGTTGGCCGAGCGGTGCCGCCGGGACGGCGGCTGGGCGGGGCTGCTGACCGCGCGGCGTGCGGACGGCACCCCGGTGCCGGTGATGACGCGGGTCGTCGCGGCGCCGGAGCAGGACGGCCCGGCCCGCTGGCTGGCGCTGCTGTCGGAGATGGAGCAGGCACCGGGCTGGGACATGAGCCGGACGGTGCTGGAGCAGATGGTGGCCCGCTCGCCCGTCGGCATAGCGATCATGGACACCGATCTGAGGTTCGTCTGGTCCAACGCCGCGCTGGAGGAGTACGGCGGCGGACCGCCGTACCAGCGACTGGGGCGGCGGCTCGCGGACATCCAGCCGGGCCTGGACGCTGCGGCCCTGGAGACGCAGATGCGGCGGGTGCTGGAGACCGGGGTGCCGATCGTCGGGTACGAGCACCTGGGCCAGCTGCGCTCGGCGCCGTACCGGGAGACGGCGCACATGATGTCGTTCACCCGGCTCGAGGACGACCAGGGCCGGGCGATGGGCGTGTACTACACGGTCGTCGACGTCAGTGACCGGCACCGGGCCCGCCGGCGGCTCGCCCTGTTGGACCGCGCGGGCCGGCACATCGGACGCACCCTGGACGTGGTGCACACCGCCCAGGAGCTGGCGGACGTGGCGGTGCCGGGCTTCGCGGACCTGGTCTGGGTGGATCTGCTGGACTCGGTGCTCAGCGGCGGGGAGCCCGCGTCCGGGCCGCTGAGCCACACCGGGCCGGTGCAGCTGCGCCGGGCCGGACATCGCTCGGAGAACGAGGACGCGGCCGTCGGCATAGGTGCCGTGGCCACCTACATGGCGGGCTCGCCGCCGATCCGCTCGCTGACCAGTGGCCGGTCCTGGCGCGCCGAGCGGCTCGATCCGCTGGCCCGGGAGTGGGCCACGGACGTGCTGGGCCGGGAGGCCACCTTCCGGGAGCTGGGACTGCACAGCGTGATGATCGTGCCGGTCCGCGCGCGGGGCGTCACCCTGGGGATCACCACGTTCTTCCGGCGCCGCCGCAAGGAGCCGTTCGACGAGGACGATCTGCGGCTCGCCGAGGACCTGGTGTCGCGGGCCGCGGTCTGCGTGGACAACGCCCGCCGCTACACCCGCGAGCGCGACGCCGCCCTGGTCCTCCAGCGCAGTCTGCTCCCCCACCGGCTGAGCGACCAGGACGCCGTGGAGGTCGCCGCCTGCTACCGGCCCGCCGACGAACTCACCGGCCTCGGCGGCGACTGGTACGACCTCGTGCCGCTGTCCGGGGCGCGGGTCGCGCTGGTGGTGGGCGAGGTGCCGGGGCACGGCATCGACGCCGCCGCGGCCATGGGCCGCCTCCGTACGGCCGTACGGACGCTGGCCGCGCTGGATCTGCGGCCGGAGGAGGTGCTGGCGCATCTCGACGACCTGGTGGGCAGGTCGGCCCGGGACGAGGGCGCGGCGCCGGACACCGAGGGCGCCGACAGCATGCGGGGCGTGGGGGCGGGATGCTTGTACGCCGTGTACGACCCGGTCGACGGGCAGTGCACCATGGCCGCCGCCGGCCATCCCTCCCCGGCCGTCCTGCTGCCCGACGGCGAGGTGACCTTCGTCGATCTGCCGCAGGGGCCGCCCCTCGGCGTGGGCGGCCCGCCCTTCGAGTCGGTCGAGCTGGTGCTGGCCGAGGGCAGCACCCTCGCCCTGTACACCGACGGCCTGCTGGCCCGCGGCGACAACGGGGCCGGGGACGCGGACCGGGACCGGCTGCGCCCGGCCCTGGAGCGGACCGCGCCCTCCCTCGCGCTGCACTCCCGGGCCGTGGTGGACGCCCTGGTCCCGGTGCGGCCGCGGGACGACGTGGTGCTGCTGATGGCCCGCACCCGGCTGCTCGGCACCGACCAGGTCGCGGACTGGGACCTGCCGAGCGATCCCGCGGTGGTCGCCGACGCCCGCAAGGGCGCCACCCGCCAGCTCACCGAATGGGGTCTGGAACCGCTGGCCTTCACCACCGAGCTGATCGTCAGCGAGCTGGTCACCAACGCCATCCGGCACGCCACCGGGCCCATCCGGCTACGGCTGCTCAAGGAGCGCACGCTGATCTGCGAGGTCCTCGACGGCGGCGCCTCCGCCCCGCATCTGCGTCATCCGCGGGCCACCGACGAGGGCGGGCGGGGGCTGTTGCTGGTGTCCCAGTTCGCCCAGCGGTGGGGTACGCGGTTCGCACCCGAGGGCAAGATCATCTGGGCTGAGCAGTCGCTGACGGAACCGGAGGAGTGA
- a CDS encoding PP2C family protein-serine/threonine phosphatase: protein MNDTAIDYAAVFQALPGMVALLTPELIYADVNEEFLDMTGRRRQDLVGRYLFDAFPDNPNDTAATGMRNLAASLQRVVTTGERDVMALQRYDVESVERPGQWEERYWSPVNAPVLGPDGKVVLLVHRVEEVTELIRARGGPTGSRARVMEAELYTRARELQELNDRLRQAHAREREVALALQEAMLPARRQLRHQDVAVRYRPAVGALNVCGDWYDMVDLVGGNRIGVSVGDVVGHGLAAAGVMGQLRSALSAASRVAEGPAQALDVLGRYAHVVDGAESATAVTTFVDLDRRTIAYSSAGHPPPALLHPDGRVEFLDRATDPPLDARPDPIQRPQAETEFTEGATLVLYTDGLVERRREDIYAGLARLADSLVRHCHDDAETLADAVLLDLLPPGGATDDTALVVVRL, encoded by the coding sequence ATGAACGACACGGCGATCGACTACGCGGCGGTCTTCCAGGCCCTGCCCGGCATGGTGGCACTGCTGACACCCGAGCTGATCTACGCGGATGTCAACGAAGAGTTCCTGGACATGACCGGGCGCAGGCGCCAGGACCTCGTCGGCCGCTATCTCTTCGACGCCTTCCCCGACAACCCCAACGACACCGCCGCCACCGGCATGCGCAATCTGGCCGCGTCCCTCCAGCGGGTGGTCACCACCGGCGAGCGGGACGTGATGGCCCTCCAGCGCTACGACGTGGAGTCCGTCGAGCGTCCCGGGCAGTGGGAGGAGCGCTACTGGAGCCCGGTCAACGCCCCGGTCCTCGGCCCCGACGGCAAGGTGGTGCTGCTGGTCCACCGGGTCGAGGAGGTCACGGAACTGATCCGGGCCCGCGGCGGCCCCACCGGCAGCCGGGCCCGGGTGATGGAGGCCGAGCTGTACACCAGGGCCCGGGAGCTCCAGGAGCTCAACGACCGGCTCCGCCAGGCCCACGCCCGCGAACGGGAGGTCGCGCTCGCTCTCCAGGAGGCGATGCTGCCCGCCCGCCGCCAGCTCCGCCACCAGGACGTGGCGGTGCGCTACCGGCCCGCGGTCGGCGCGCTGAACGTGTGCGGGGACTGGTACGACATGGTCGACCTGGTCGGTGGCAACCGCATCGGCGTCTCCGTCGGGGACGTGGTCGGGCACGGCCTCGCGGCGGCCGGGGTGATGGGCCAGCTGCGCAGCGCGCTGAGCGCCGCCTCGCGGGTCGCCGAGGGACCCGCGCAGGCGCTCGACGTCCTCGGCCGGTACGCGCATGTCGTCGACGGTGCGGAATCGGCCACCGCGGTCACCACTTTCGTCGATCTCGACCGGCGCACCATCGCCTACAGCAGCGCCGGGCACCCGCCGCCCGCGCTGCTGCACCCCGACGGCCGGGTGGAGTTCCTCGACCGGGCCACCGATCCGCCGCTCGACGCGCGCCCCGATCCCATCCAACGACCGCAGGCGGAGACGGAGTTCACCGAGGGCGCCACCCTCGTGCTGTACACCGACGGCCTGGTCGAACGCAGACGGGAGGACATCTACGCCGGTCTGGCCCGGCTCGCCGACTCCCTCGTCCGGCACTGTCACGACGACGCCGAGACCCTCGCGGACGCGGTCCTGCTGGACCTGCTGCCGCCCGGTGGCGCCACCGACGACACGGCGCTGGTGGTGGTCCGGCTCTGA
- the rocD gene encoding ornithine--oxo-acid transaminase, with translation MTAPAHTRSSADLIRAEEPVLAHNYHPLPVVVARAEGTWVEDVEGNRYLDMLAGYSALNFGHRHPGLIEAAHRQLDLLTLTSRAFHNDKLAEFAERLAALTGLDMVLPMNTGAEAVESAVKVARKWAYDVKGVPDGQATIVVAADNFHGRTTTIVSFSTDETARSGFGPFTPGFRVVPYNDLAALEEAVDDTTAAVLIEPIQGEAGVVIPDDGYLAGVRELTSRKGCLFIADEIQSGLGRTGRTLAVEHESVVPDMLLLGKALGGGIVPVSAVVAKREVLAVLRPGEHGSTFGGNPLAAAVGTAVVELLETGEFQHRAADLGVGLRDGLTELVGKGVVGFRARGLWAGVDIDPAVGTGREISERLMREGVLVKDTHGSTIRLAPPLTITAEELTGALAALEKVLK, from the coding sequence ATGACCGCACCCGCGCACACCCGTTCCTCCGCCGACCTGATCCGCGCCGAGGAGCCCGTCCTCGCGCACAACTACCACCCGCTGCCGGTCGTCGTCGCGCGCGCCGAGGGCACCTGGGTGGAGGACGTCGAGGGCAACCGCTACCTGGACATGCTGGCGGGCTACTCGGCGCTCAACTTCGGCCACCGCCACCCCGGTCTGATCGAGGCCGCCCACCGGCAGCTGGATCTGCTCACGCTCACCTCGCGGGCCTTCCACAACGACAAACTCGCCGAGTTCGCCGAGCGCCTGGCCGCGCTGACCGGCCTGGACATGGTGCTGCCCATGAACACGGGCGCCGAGGCCGTGGAGAGCGCGGTCAAGGTGGCCCGCAAATGGGCCTACGACGTCAAGGGCGTCCCGGACGGCCAGGCCACCATCGTGGTCGCGGCGGACAACTTCCACGGCCGTACGACGACCATCGTCAGCTTCTCCACCGACGAGACCGCCCGCTCCGGCTTCGGGCCCTTCACCCCGGGCTTCCGGGTCGTCCCCTACAACGACCTGGCCGCGCTGGAGGAGGCCGTCGACGACACCACGGCGGCGGTGCTCATCGAGCCCATCCAGGGCGAGGCCGGTGTGGTCATCCCGGACGACGGCTATCTGGCCGGGGTGCGGGAGCTGACCAGCCGCAAGGGCTGCCTGTTCATCGCGGACGAGATCCAGTCGGGCCTCGGCCGCACCGGCCGTACCCTCGCCGTCGAGCACGAGTCGGTGGTGCCCGACATGCTGCTGCTCGGCAAGGCGCTGGGCGGCGGCATCGTGCCGGTGTCCGCGGTCGTGGCCAAGCGCGAGGTGCTCGCGGTACTGCGGCCGGGCGAGCACGGCTCCACGTTCGGCGGAAACCCGCTGGCCGCCGCGGTCGGCACGGCCGTGGTCGAGCTGCTGGAGACCGGCGAGTTCCAGCACCGGGCGGCCGACCTCGGCGTCGGACTCAGGGACGGGCTGACCGAACTCGTCGGCAAGGGCGTGGTCGGCTTCCGCGCCCGCGGCCTGTGGGCGGGCGTGGACATCGACCCCGCGGTGGGCACCGGCCGGGAGATCAGCGAGCGGCTGATGCGCGAGGGCGTGCTGGTCAAGGACACGCACGGCTCCACGATCCGGCTGGCTCCGCCGCTGACCATCACCGCCGAGGAGCTGACGGGTGCGCTGGCCGCGCTGGAGAAGGTACTGAAGTAG
- a CDS encoding urease accessory protein UreF produces MSRAALLVLADGRFPAGGHAHSGGAEAAVKAGRVTGAASLEEFCRGRLHTVGRVAAAIAAAASLGVDPVALDAAADARTPSPALRLAARKLGRQLMRAARATWPCAELDALAGSFPKGAHQPVVLGVTARAAGLGPVDAAYCAVYESVSGPASATVRLLSLDPFDATAVLARLAPELDLVVDQAVEVARGVVAAGVDALPASSSPLLEIGAEVHAAWGVRLFAS; encoded by the coding sequence CGCGCACTCCGGCGGCGCGGAAGCGGCCGTCAAGGCCGGGCGGGTGACCGGGGCGGCGAGTCTGGAGGAGTTCTGCCGCGGGCGGCTGCACACCGTGGGCCGGGTCGCCGCGGCGATCGCGGCGGCGGCCTCGCTCGGGGTGGACCCGGTCGCGCTGGACGCGGCGGCGGACGCGCGGACGCCTTCCCCCGCGCTGCGGCTCGCCGCGCGGAAGCTGGGGCGACAGCTGATGCGGGCCGCCCGCGCGACCTGGCCCTGCGCTGAACTCGACGCTCTCGCCGGTTCGTTCCCCAAGGGTGCCCATCAGCCCGTGGTGCTCGGGGTGACGGCCCGCGCGGCCGGGCTCGGTCCCGTGGATGCCGCGTACTGCGCCGTGTACGAGAGTGTCAGTGGGCCTGCGTCCGCGACGGTGCGGTTGCTGAGTCTCGACCCGTTCGACGCCACGGCTGTGCTGGCTCGGCTGGCGCCCGAGCTGGACCTCGTCGTGGATCAGGCGGTGGAGGTGGCTCGGGGTGTGGTCGCGGCGGGGGTAGACGCCCTGCCCGCGTCCTCCTCACCTCTCCTGGAGATCGGGGCGGAGGTGCATGCGGCTTGGGGAGTGCGGTTGTTCGCGTCTTGA